In the Sulfitobacter pacificus genome, one interval contains:
- a CDS encoding type 1 glutamine amidotransferase, whose amino-acid sequence MKIGILITGHPPEELSGKGRYDAYFERLLGDQEFTYQAWSVVDGEMPDSVQDAEGWLITGSRHGAYEPHPWIPPLEQFIRDCYGAKVPMIGVCFGHQIIAQAMGGKVEKFEGGWSVGAVDYALEGETLAINAWHQDQVTTKPTEAEVIGSTDFCANAALLYGDTFWTIQPHPEYDHDFIEGLLTHRGKGLVPDPQIKAAQAKLNTALDREKVAARMTAFFKKERA is encoded by the coding sequence ATGAAAATCGGCATTCTCATCACGGGCCACCCCCCCGAAGAACTGTCCGGCAAAGGACGGTATGACGCATATTTCGAGCGGCTTTTGGGTGATCAGGAGTTTACCTATCAGGCTTGGTCTGTTGTCGACGGCGAGATGCCGGACAGCGTACAGGACGCCGAAGGCTGGCTAATCACTGGCTCGCGCCATGGTGCTTATGAACCCCACCCGTGGATTCCGCCTTTGGAACAGTTCATCCGCGACTGTTACGGGGCGAAAGTCCCGATGATCGGCGTCTGTTTTGGTCATCAAATCATTGCCCAGGCGATGGGTGGCAAGGTTGAGAAGTTCGAGGGTGGCTGGTCCGTCGGCGCGGTCGACTATGCGCTTGAGGGGGAAACCCTTGCGATCAATGCCTGGCATCAGGATCAGGTCACAACCAAACCCACCGAGGCAGAGGTTATCGGATCCACCGATTTTTGTGCCAATGCAGCCCTGCTTTATGGCGACACCTTCTGGACCATCCAGCCGCATCCTGAATACGATCATGATTTTATCGAAGGGCTGCTGACCCATCGTGGCAAGGGCTTGGTGCCTGATCCACAGATCAAAGCCGCACAGGCCAAACTGAACACCGCACTGGACCGTGAGAAGGTCGCCGCGCGGATGACTGCATTTTTCAAGAAAGAGAGGGCCTGA